TTGTTTGTAATCTCCCAATTCGGAAAGACTGATGGGGGAGAGTAATTTAGTCGATTGACGGACTGATTTTAAGGGGTGTTCGGAAACGTAAAAGCCGAGATATTCTTTTTCAAACCGGAGTTTTTCTTTTTGGGATAGTTCGGGTACGGAACGGGCTTTAGGAATTGATTCAAAGCCTGAATTAGCATTATTAGGGACAGTATCTTCGCCTAATAAGTCTAACAAGTTTTTTTGACCTGTGACGCGGTCTTTTGCCCTAGATTGTGCCCAATCTACGATTAATTCTAGGTTTTTTAAAGATTGATTGCGGTTGGTTTCGAGGCGATCGAATGCACCAGAATAGATTAAGGCTTCTAAGGCTTTTTTGTTAACTACTCGCAAGTCTACGCGATCGCACAAATCTGATATTGATTTAAAGTTACCACCAGCATTTCTGGCTAGTAAAATCGCATCAATTGCACCTTGTCCTAAATTTCTTACCGCCGATAAACCAAATAAAATCTTACCATTATCTGGAGTAAAATCGATTCCCGAACGGTTCACATCTGGCGGTTCAATTTCAATATTCATCGTCATACAAGTCGATAAATATTTCTGCACTTTGTCTGTATCACCGCTATTAGCCGTGAGTAATGCCGCCATGTATTCTACAGGATAATTACCTTTCAAATATGCAGTTTGATAGGTAACATAGGCATAAGCTGTAGAGTGAGATTTATTAAAACAGTATTCTGCAAACTGAACCATCTGAGCGAATAATTCTTCAGCTATTTTCTGCTTAATTCCATTTTTTGTACAACCATCAATGAAGTTACTTCTTTGTTTTTGCATCTCATCTGCTTTCTTTTTACCCATCGCCCTTCTGAGTAAATCTGCTTGTCCTAAAGAGTAGCCACCCAAGTCTTGAGCCACCTTCATAATCTGTTCTTGATAGACTAAAACCGCATAGGTTTCTTCTAAAATTGGCTCTAAAGTTGGATGCAAATATTCCATTTTTTCCCGCCCATGTTTGCGGTTGATAAACTTAGGAATTAGTCCTGCATCTAATGGCCCTGGGCGATATAAAGCTAATATAGAAGAGATATCTTCTATACAAGAAGGTTGCAAATCTTTGACGACTTGACGCATCCCTGAAGATTCTAATTGGAAGATACCTTCTAATTGAGCTTTGGCTAAAACTGCATAAGTTTTCTCCACCGCTTCTGGCATTTTCTTAACTTCACTTTTAGCGAAGATTTTCTGTGCTTTTCTCTCTTCAGCAGTGATGTCATCGGGATCGATTAGTACATCATGGTTTTGTTTAATTAAGTCTAGGGTTTTTTGAATTGTGGTTAAATTCTTTAAACCCAAAAAGTCCATTTTCAGTAACCCTAAAGCTTCTAAATCCTCCATGAAATATTGAGTAATCACCGAACCATCATTGTTTCTTTGCAAGGGCACAATTTCGTCTAAAGGTTCTGCCGAAATAACTACCCCTGCTGCATGAACTCCAAAGGTTTTGTTAGTTCCTTCGATCCTGATTGCCATATCTAACCAATGACGGACTTTGGCATCATTGTCGTATTTCTCTTTAAACTCTGGTGCTGGAGTAGCATCAGAAATCATGACTTTTAACTTAGTTGGTTTACCCCGAACTACAGGAATTAATTTAGCTAATTTATCCGCGTCTCCATAGGGTATATCTAATACCCTGGCGACATCTTTTAAAACTGCTTTAGAAGTCAATCTATTAAAAGTAATAATTTGAGCAACTTTATCTGTACCATATGTTTCGGTGACATACTTAATCACTTCATCTCGTCTTTCGATACAAAAATCAGTATCGATATCCGGCATAGATTTCCGTTGAGGATTCAAGAATCTTTCAAATAATAAGCCATGATGAACCGGATCTATATTAGTAATTCTTAAAGAGTAAGCAACTAAAGAACCCGCCGCCGAACCTCTACCTGGTCCCACAGGGATATTTTGTTTTCTGGCAAAATTGATGTAATCCCAAACTACTAAAAAGTAGGTAGAAAATCCCATCTGCTGAATAATTCTTAATTCATATTCTAGCCGTTCTTTGTATTCAGAACTAATTTCATTACGGCTATGACAGCCTAATCTTTTTAATAATCCGTCCCAAGTTTCTTGTTCTAAATAAGTATCGATTGTATGTTCTGGAGGAACTGTATAGTTAGGGAGACGAGGTTCGCCGAGAATATGATAAGGTTGAACTTTTTCAGCTACTTCTAAAGTGTTGGCGATCGCCTCTTGAATGACATCTTCTGGCAAATGATCGCGAAACAGTTGCGCCATCTCTTCGGCTGATTTCAGGTATTCTGTCCCGCTATAGCGCATCCGATTATCTTCAGCAATCAGTTTACCTGTTTGAATACATAATAGAGCATCGTGGGCTTCCACATCATAACAAGAAGTATAGTGGGAATCATTAGTAGCGACAATTTTAATGCCCAATTCCTTGGCTATTTTCACAATAGCCACATTGACAATTCGGTCTTCTTGAGAACCGTGATCTTGAATTTCTAAGTAATAATCATCTCCAAAAACATCTTGATACCATTTAGCAACTTCTTTCGCTGTATCTAGTTTCCTTTGTAAAATCATTTGGGGGACTTCACCACCCAAACAAGCACTAGTAACTATTAATCCCTCTTTATATTGTTTCAGAAATTCTTTATTAATACAAGGACGAGCGAATATTCCCTTACCTTGAAACCCATCTAGGTGAGAAATTGTGGTAATTTTAACTAAGTTTTTATAACCTTGAGTGTTTTTTGCTAAAACAACTTGATGGTATTTTTTATACTTTTGTTGAACTGTAATATCCCCATTTATGACATACATTTCATTGCCAATTATGGGTTTAATATTACGAGTACGACAAGCTTTAATTAACTCAATTGCACCATACATTACACCATGATCTGTCAGTGCGATCGCCGGCATTTTTAGCTCAATTGCTCTGTTAATTAAATCTGGTAACTGACTAGCACCATCGAGAAGGCTGTAATCGCTATGAATGTGTAAACCAACAAAAGACATAGGTATAAACTCTAGGGGTAAAAGTAAAGAATTATGGCAGATTGAGAAAAAACTCGACCCTGCATAAGAAATCTAATTAGTTCCTATTGAAGTAAAGAACAAGGGGAACAGTAGGGGATAGGGAGATGTTACGCAATTGGCACCAAACTTTAGCAAAAACATTAATCTGGATGGTAGTGGAAGTATATCTAGATTTTGTAGGGTTAGATAACTTAGCTGATTATAGTGAATTTGTCTTTGAACGTCACTGCCATCAATCAGCCAGTCAGATGCTAGTTGTGGTAAATGTAATTAACTAAAAGATTGTTACAACCATTGTAAATCTTTCTTCCACTCCTTTAAAGTCCCTCTTCAATTAAAAAGCGATTACAGTTTGATTTTTACCAGTTTGTTTAGCTTGATATAAAGCTTGATGAGCGCGTTGGACTAATTTTTCACAGTTTTCTTGAGTGTTCCACGTTGCTACTCCCGCCGAAAAGGTTTGGCTTTGGTGTTCGGAAAAAGCAGTACGTAAACGCTCAGTTAGTTTGACTGCATTTTCCGTCTCACACCCAGGTAGAATTAGACCAAATTCTCGTCCTTGATAACGAACTAGCCAGTCTATCCTACGCAAATGTTGCTTCCAGGTTTGACTCACTTGACGCAGGAAAAGATCGTCACCTTGAGCTTCCCAAGTGTGAAGCGAGTCGTCAATCTCAATCAAGACTATAGAAACTGGCTTTTTACTATCTTGCGATCGCTTTAGCTCTAATGGTAATTGCTCTTCCCAAAATAGTCGATTATAGATTCCGGTTAAACTATCAATTCGTCCTAAAAGCTGGAGTTTATCAGTCATTTTGTCGAAAATTAGCAATTAATAGGTTTGAAAGGCTTTGAGGGAGAATTTTACCTGAGTTTTATGATATATTTATCACCCTCAACTAGAAAAATCAATTAATTCAAGATCGAAGCTCTTTCCCCAAAGCAAAAGTTATGGATTATAAAGACGCAGGTGTAGACGTTGAAGCTGGTAGAGCTTTTGTAGAACAAATTCGTAACTTAGTTAAAAGTACAACTCGGAGCGAAGTTTTAGGGAAATTAGGAGCCTTTAGCGGTTTTTTTGAGTTACCTAGTGGCTATCAACAGCCAGTATTAGTTTCCGGTACAGATGGAGTTGGAACCAAGCTGAAAATCGCTCAAGCTGTTAACTCTCATGAGACTGTAGGCATAGATTTGGTGGGAATGTGTGTCAATGACGTTCTCACCTCTGGCGCAGAACCGTTGTTTTTCTTAGATTACTTAGCTACAGGAAAGCTAGATGGCGCACAACTAACAGAAGTAGTCGCGGGAATTGCCACTGGTTGTCGTCAAGCAGGGTGCTCTTTGGTAGGGGGAGAAACGGCGGAAATGCCTGGATTTTATCAGCCAGGAGAGTACGATCTGGCTGGTTTTTGCGTCGGTATTGTCGAAAAAAGCCGTATTCTGGATGGAAGCAGAGTAGAAGTCGGTGATATCGCCATTGGTTTAGCCAGTACGGGAGTACATAGCAACGGTTTGAGCCTAGTCAGGAAAATTGTAAGCGATCGCCAATTAAGTTGGAGCGATCGCCCCGATACATTCACCGGTAAAACCCTGGGTGAAGTCTTCCTCACTCCCACCCAAATCTACGTCAAACCAGTTCTAGAAGCCTTACGAGTCCAACATCTACCCATTCACAGTATGGCTCACATCACAGGTGGTGGCTTACCCGAAAATCTACCCCGTTGCTTGGGTACGGGTCAATCTGTCAAAATAGACCCCACAAGCTGGCAAATCCCCCCCGTGTTCGATTGGTTAGCCCAGATGGGAGAAGTTAGCCCTGATGCCATGTTTAACACGTTTAACATGGGAATTGGCTTCGTGGTGTTAGTTCCCCCAGATGGAGTTGCAGCCACCTTAGAATGGTTTGCGTCTCAAGGTTTGGGTGCTTGGGCGATCGGTGAGGTTGTCCCTGGGAATGGGGAATTGTTGGGGATTGGGTAATAAGAGAGCATTTATATGGACTCGCAACTCAATTAGACCTCTGCCTCATCGTTATTATCTGCTGCTTGCATTTGTCGCCAAACGGCTGCTTGGATCTTGGCATCAAAGTCAGGATCGTCTACGGTAGTAATAACCTTGTGTGGACGGTCACTGAGTCTATCCAGATAAGCTCTAAGAGCTATCTTATCGTCGCGATGTTGAAGAAAATGTTGTCTTAACTCCCGATCTGACATAGCTTGAATATAAAGAAGCGATCGCCCTCTTGTAACTACGAGCGATCGCTTGATCCTGTATCCTTTAGCTAAACAGGTAATTGCAATATTTGAGCAGTTACCACCAAGCTCTCTTGATACAGTACATCAGAGCCAGATTGACGCAGTTGCTGGCTCAACAGAAATTCAGCTTTTTGGTCAGTTAAAGGCGTTACTTGCTGAATTCGACAAGCTTGCGCCCCCCCACCAGCTTCCATCCGCATACAGCCAGTAGTTTCAGAACACAGCACAGTACAGCAATCTGCCTGAAGATTAGTCGAACTGAGGCGTAAACCCACCAAATCTCCAGCAACTTCCCCTACATCCGCCGTTGGAGCGCCAGCTAGCTCAGCCTCGATACTGCGCTGCTGCTCTGCCATGAAAAATTTGACGCGGGTGATGTCATAATCGGCTTTAGTTTCTCCCAGTTCGCGTTCAATAGATATTGGTCGCCATTGCAAACGGCTAGCCAACCAGCCTAAAAATAGCAAAGCTTGGGCAGGATTACCTTTTTCATAGTCAATCGTCACCCGATCTACTTCCATAATCGCATCGCGACGTTCTGGGGGGTCGAAAGCTTCTGCGGTTAATTCTTGCCATGCACCCAAACGGCTCCAATTTAAGTCAGCGATAGGGAGTCCTTGAGAGACTAAAGCTTGAGCGTGGATTAAATCTGTTTCTGGTTCGCCAAAGAAGCTGGAGTCAATAATCACCGAAGAACAGACATTAGACAGGCGTTTAAATAACAGATTGTTAGCATCAGGGGCGGCTTTCCACCACAAAAACTTAGGCAATTCTCCAATTGTCAACGCTTCAACTACCCCAGCAATTCTCTCTAAAGCCGCGACTGTACCCGTTAGAGTAATATATTCGCAACAAATCAGCCGATTTTGGTTGCGCTTATTAATGGGACAATAGGCAGAAACTTGAGCCGTTACCCCTTCATCTTCACCAGATGTAGGCACTAAAGCAATGATCCGACAAGGGTTAGCCGCAGCTATAGCATCTGCCACTCTGAGCTTAGTTTCCGATTGGATCGGTTGATCGACGGGAATTTCCGCTCCAGCTTGCTCTTTTTTGGCAACTGCCTCTCGTAATTTTGCTAGAGTTTCTGGGTCAGCTTTCCCCGTAACGGTTAATCCATAAGCTTTTTGAGCTACTTTCAGAGCCGATTCTGTAGCTGGTCCAGCAATGCCATCAATTGGTCCAGAATAGAACTTCAATACCGCTAGTAAGTACTGGGTTTCTTCTGGTTCGTAAATAATTAAAGTAAAGGTACTTGCCCGACTAGCAATGGGAATCTCTCCATTTTCGTCACCAGAGTTATAACTGCGCCAAATTCCATCTAATTCAGCTTCTATGGCGCTAATTGAAACATCTTTAGGCGCTTGGACAGATAGAAGAGGTAGAGATTGTGTACTCATAGTTTTTCAAGGAAGAAGGAAGAGGGAAGAGGAGGGAAGAAGGAAGAAGGAAGAGGGAAGAGGGAAGAGGTGATGTAAGGGATTGTAGGGGCGGGTTTAGCAGACAGATTTTGATTTTACAGATAGATATTAAACAAAACCCGCCCTCTTGGGATCAATTTTCATGTTACAGATTAATATCAAACAAAACCCGCCCTCGTCAGCCCTTATAATCGCCGCCAGCGACGACCATCGCGATTAATCAACTGTTCAGCCTCTGCTGGTTCCCAAGTTCCCGCCGGATACAAAGGAATTAATGAAGGATCTGCGGGTGCATCCCAAGCATTGAGAACGGGGGTAACGATGCGCCATGCTTCTTCAACTTCATCAGCGCGGGTAAATAGAGTTTGATCCCCCAGCATACAATCTAGTAGCAGGCGATCATAGGCATCAGAGGTTGCCATACCAAAAGAAGAATCGTAGTCAAAGTCCATTTCCACTGTCCGCGATCGCAGGTCTGGTCCTGGCATTTTTGCCTCAAA
This window of the Merismopedia glauca CCAP 1448/3 genome carries:
- a CDS encoding DNA polymerase III subunit alpha, whose protein sequence is MSFVGLHIHSDYSLLDGASQLPDLINRAIELKMPAIALTDHGVMYGAIELIKACRTRNIKPIIGNEMYVINGDITVQQKYKKYHQVVLAKNTQGYKNLVKITTISHLDGFQGKGIFARPCINKEFLKQYKEGLIVTSACLGGEVPQMILQRKLDTAKEVAKWYQDVFGDDYYLEIQDHGSQEDRIVNVAIVKIAKELGIKIVATNDSHYTSCYDVEAHDALLCIQTGKLIAEDNRMRYSGTEYLKSAEEMAQLFRDHLPEDVIQEAIANTLEVAEKVQPYHILGEPRLPNYTVPPEHTIDTYLEQETWDGLLKRLGCHSRNEISSEYKERLEYELRIIQQMGFSTYFLVVWDYINFARKQNIPVGPGRGSAAGSLVAYSLRITNIDPVHHGLLFERFLNPQRKSMPDIDTDFCIERRDEVIKYVTETYGTDKVAQIITFNRLTSKAVLKDVARVLDIPYGDADKLAKLIPVVRGKPTKLKVMISDATPAPEFKEKYDNDAKVRHWLDMAIRIEGTNKTFGVHAAGVVISAEPLDEIVPLQRNNDGSVITQYFMEDLEALGLLKMDFLGLKNLTTIQKTLDLIKQNHDVLIDPDDITAEERKAQKIFAKSEVKKMPEAVEKTYAVLAKAQLEGIFQLESSGMRQVVKDLQPSCIEDISSILALYRPGPLDAGLIPKFINRKHGREKMEYLHPTLEPILEETYAVLVYQEQIMKVAQDLGGYSLGQADLLRRAMGKKKADEMQKQRSNFIDGCTKNGIKQKIAEELFAQMVQFAEYCFNKSHSTAYAYVTYQTAYLKGNYPVEYMAALLTANSGDTDKVQKYLSTCMTMNIEIEPPDVNRSGIDFTPDNGKILFGLSAVRNLGQGAIDAILLARNAGGNFKSISDLCDRVDLRVVNKKALEALIYSGAFDRLETNRNQSLKNLELIVDWAQSRAKDRVTGQKNLLDLLGEDTVPNNANSGFESIPKARSVPELSQKEKLRFEKEYLGFYVSEHPLKSVRQSTKLLSPISLSELGDYKQDTAISAAVMVTSIKPILTKKGDRMAVLQIEDLTGLAEAVVFPKTHERIETVLQADAQLIIWGKIDRKDDRIQVIVEDAEIIEQVRMVMVELTLQQASDLQEQYRLRTILKEHSADKETQKIPVFGIVGTGDRRQFVRLGRQFWVQDRQAAVEALNSARFSAFVQPLTSL
- a CDS encoding GGDEF domain-containing protein, with protein sequence MTDKLQLLGRIDSLTGIYNRLFWEEQLPLELKRSQDSKKPVSIVLIEIDDSLHTWEAQGDDLFLRQVSQTWKQHLRRIDWLVRYQGREFGLILPGCETENAVKLTERLRTAFSEHQSQTFSAGVATWNTQENCEKLVQRAHQALYQAKQTGKNQTVIAF
- the purM gene encoding phosphoribosylformylglycinamidine cyclo-ligase, whose amino-acid sequence is MDYKDAGVDVEAGRAFVEQIRNLVKSTTRSEVLGKLGAFSGFFELPSGYQQPVLVSGTDGVGTKLKIAQAVNSHETVGIDLVGMCVNDVLTSGAEPLFFLDYLATGKLDGAQLTEVVAGIATGCRQAGCSLVGGETAEMPGFYQPGEYDLAGFCVGIVEKSRILDGSRVEVGDIAIGLASTGVHSNGLSLVRKIVSDRQLSWSDRPDTFTGKTLGEVFLTPTQIYVKPVLEALRVQHLPIHSMAHITGGGLPENLPRCLGTGQSVKIDPTSWQIPPVFDWLAQMGEVSPDAMFNTFNMGIGFVVLVPPDGVAATLEWFASQGLGAWAIGEVVPGNGELLGIG
- a CDS encoding DUF6887 family protein, whose translation is MSDRELRQHFLQHRDDKIALRAYLDRLSDRPHKVITTVDDPDFDAKIQAAVWRQMQAADNNDEAEV
- the opcA gene encoding glucose-6-phosphate dehydrogenase assembly protein OpcA, whose translation is MSTQSLPLLSVQAPKDVSISAIEAELDGIWRSYNSGDENGEIPIASRASTFTLIIYEPEETQYLLAVLKFYSGPIDGIAGPATESALKVAQKAYGLTVTGKADPETLAKLREAVAKKEQAGAEIPVDQPIQSETKLRVADAIAAANPCRIIALVPTSGEDEGVTAQVSAYCPINKRNQNRLICCEYITLTGTVAALERIAGVVEALTIGELPKFLWWKAAPDANNLLFKRLSNVCSSVIIDSSFFGEPETDLIHAQALVSQGLPIADLNWSRLGAWQELTAEAFDPPERRDAIMEVDRVTIDYEKGNPAQALLFLGWLASRLQWRPISIERELGETKADYDITRVKFFMAEQQRSIEAELAGAPTADVGEVAGDLVGLRLSSTNLQADCCTVLCSETTGCMRMEAGGGAQACRIQQVTPLTDQKAEFLLSQQLRQSGSDVLYQESLVVTAQILQLPV